One window of Microbacterium sediminis genomic DNA carries:
- a CDS encoding prolyl oligopeptidase family serine peptidase translates to MRYPEVRRDDIIDEFPLPDGSTARVPAPYRWLEDSDSDETRRFIEAQNAFAEPILAALPARAAFRERLTALLSRPTRGVPLQRGGRVFAWHGDGRNQDVLVVADDVDGLEDARVLLDPNELSRDGTVAVTMMTVSPDGAYVAYGVADGGSDWRTIRVRDVATGEDLDDVIEWTKWNHPIWHPDARSFSYWAYDAPSDDPLVDQMGTGRLLLHRLGTPVSEDELLFTRPEEPRTFGREWPRDDAWFVFSTDTGSSSGNDLAVRRHDEPMSALRPLATGHEREWNAIGIRDDVLYVVTDADAPRYRLVAFDLAAADPAASLREVVPQHAEDVLLDAGLTASGLVLTYSHDASHRMQLATFDGALGDALPIGAGVSVAESDAVSATDTVFVKAQGFVDPGTRHEVVVDGARVVAHRTLPDPATGAIRATTTRIRATSADGTVVPAFVVAPEGAAHGPRPTLMWGYGGFNIPMNPGYRPLFAAWVQAGGTLVVPNLRGGGEFGSDWHKAGTKERKQNVFDDLFAVAERIIADGLTTPQQLALHGRSNGGLLAAAALTQRPDLWAAVLPGVGVLDMLRFHRFTIGWAWTSDYGDPDDPEAFAYLRAYSPLHNLVEGRAYPPTLITTGDHDDRVVPGHSFQFAAALQHAQGGDAPILLSVDTRAGHGMGKPRDAQALEFADQLAFAARFTGLEA, encoded by the coding sequence ATGCGCTACCCCGAGGTCCGTCGCGACGACATCATCGACGAGTTCCCCCTCCCCGACGGATCCACGGCCCGGGTCCCGGCGCCGTACCGCTGGCTCGAGGACTCCGACAGCGACGAGACGCGCCGCTTCATCGAGGCGCAGAACGCCTTCGCCGAGCCGATCCTCGCCGCGCTCCCCGCGCGGGCGGCCTTCCGCGAGCGCCTGACCGCGCTGCTCTCGCGTCCCACGCGCGGCGTGCCCCTGCAGCGCGGCGGGCGGGTGTTCGCGTGGCACGGTGACGGCCGCAACCAGGACGTGCTCGTGGTGGCCGACGACGTCGACGGCCTCGAGGACGCCCGGGTGCTGCTCGACCCCAACGAGCTCTCCCGCGACGGCACCGTGGCCGTGACGATGATGACGGTGAGCCCCGACGGCGCCTACGTGGCCTACGGCGTCGCCGACGGCGGCAGCGACTGGCGCACGATCCGGGTGCGCGACGTCGCCACCGGCGAGGACCTCGATGACGTCATCGAGTGGACGAAGTGGAACCACCCGATCTGGCACCCGGATGCGCGTTCGTTCTCGTACTGGGCGTACGACGCCCCGAGCGACGATCCGCTCGTCGACCAGATGGGCACCGGCCGGCTCCTGCTGCACCGCCTGGGCACGCCGGTGTCGGAGGACGAGCTGCTCTTCACGCGCCCCGAGGAGCCGCGCACCTTCGGGCGCGAATGGCCGCGCGACGACGCCTGGTTCGTGTTCTCGACCGACACGGGATCGTCCAGCGGCAACGACCTCGCGGTGCGCCGCCACGACGAGCCGATGTCGGCGCTGCGACCGCTCGCGACCGGGCACGAGCGGGAATGGAACGCGATCGGCATCCGCGACGACGTGCTGTACGTCGTGACCGACGCCGACGCGCCGCGCTACCGCCTGGTCGCGTTCGACCTCGCCGCCGCCGACCCGGCCGCCTCGCTGCGCGAGGTCGTGCCGCAGCACGCGGAGGACGTGCTGCTCGACGCGGGCCTCACCGCGAGCGGCCTCGTGCTGACGTACTCCCACGACGCCTCGCACCGCATGCAGCTCGCGACGTTCGACGGCGCCCTCGGCGACGCGCTGCCGATCGGTGCGGGCGTCTCCGTCGCCGAGTCCGACGCCGTCTCCGCCACCGACACGGTCTTCGTCAAGGCGCAGGGCTTCGTCGATCCCGGCACCCGGCACGAGGTCGTCGTCGACGGCGCCCGCGTGGTCGCGCACCGCACGCTTCCCGACCCCGCCACCGGCGCCATCCGCGCCACGACCACGCGCATCCGGGCCACGAGCGCCGACGGCACGGTCGTGCCCGCCTTCGTCGTGGCGCCCGAGGGCGCCGCGCACGGGCCTCGACCGACCCTGATGTGGGGCTACGGCGGCTTCAACATCCCCATGAACCCCGGCTACCGGCCGCTGTTCGCCGCCTGGGTGCAGGCCGGCGGCACCCTCGTCGTGCCCAACCTGCGCGGCGGCGGCGAGTTCGGCTCCGACTGGCACAAGGCCGGCACCAAGGAGCGCAAGCAGAACGTCTTCGACGACCTGTTCGCCGTGGCCGAGCGCATCATCGCCGACGGCCTCACGACGCCGCAGCAGCTCGCCCTGCACGGCCGCTCCAACGGCGGTCTGCTCGCCGCGGCCGCCCTGACCCAGCGCCCGGACCTGTGGGCCGCCGTGCTGCCGGGGGTGGGCGTGCTCGACATGCTGCGATTCCACCGGTTCACGATCGGCTGGGCCTGGACGAGCGACTACGGCGACCCGGACGATCCCGAGGCGTTCGCGTACCTGCGCGCGTACTCGCCGCTGCACAACCTCGTCGAGGGCCGCGCCTATCCCCCGACGCTCATCACCACCGGCGACCACGACGACCGGGTCGTGCCCGGCCACTCGTTCCAGTTCGCCGCCGCGCTGCAGCACGCGCAGGGCGGCGACGCGCCGATCCTGCTCTCGGTCGACACCCGCGCCGGCCACGGCATGGGAAAGCCCCGCGACGCGCAGGCGCTCGAGTTCGCCGATCAGCTCGCCTTCGCCGCGCGCTTCACGGGGCTCGAGGCCTGA
- a CDS encoding IS481 family transposase, which yields MSHANAALTPRARLRLARLIVEDGWPPSLAAKMFMVSPVTARKWAARFRAEGPTGMTDRSSRPRSMPARTPLPVVKKIVKARWRRRLGPVQIAGELGLPASTVHAVLVRCRINRLSHIDRVSGEPIRRYEHDHPGSLLHVDVTKFGNIPDGGGHRYVGRVQGERNREATATRLQSRNHRYEPRLGTAFVHTVIDDHSRVAYAEICSDEKADTAIGVLRRAVAWFADRGVRVKRVLSDNGSAYKSYAWRDTCTQLGITAKKTRPYRPQTNGKIERFHRTLADGWAYARFYGSEAERRAALPGWLHFYNHHRHHSAIGGPPISRIENNLPGHHS from the coding sequence ATGTCCCACGCTAACGCTGCCCTGACACCACGCGCTCGTCTTCGGCTGGCGCGCCTGATCGTCGAGGACGGCTGGCCGCCGTCCCTGGCGGCGAAGATGTTCATGGTCTCGCCCGTCACAGCCAGGAAGTGGGCTGCCCGGTTCCGAGCCGAGGGGCCGACCGGGATGACGGACCGATCGAGCCGCCCACGGTCGATGCCGGCGAGGACACCGCTGCCCGTGGTCAAGAAGATCGTGAAAGCGAGGTGGCGACGCCGTCTCGGCCCGGTCCAGATCGCTGGCGAGCTCGGTCTGCCCGCCTCGACCGTCCACGCAGTCCTGGTGCGATGCCGGATCAACAGACTCAGCCATATCGACCGGGTCAGCGGTGAGCCGATCCGCCGGTACGAGCATGATCATCCCGGCTCGCTGCTCCACGTCGACGTCACCAAGTTCGGCAACATCCCCGATGGCGGCGGGCACCGTTACGTCGGCCGAGTCCAGGGCGAGCGCAACCGCGAGGCCACCGCTACCCGTCTGCAGAGCCGGAACCACCGCTATGAGCCGCGCCTGGGCACCGCGTTCGTTCACACCGTCATCGACGACCACTCCCGCGTCGCCTACGCCGAGATCTGCTCGGACGAGAAAGCGGACACCGCGATCGGTGTCCTGCGCCGCGCCGTCGCCTGGTTCGCCGACCGTGGCGTCCGCGTCAAGCGTGTCCTCTCGGACAACGGCTCCGCCTACAAGTCATATGCCTGGCGCGATACCTGCACCCAGCTCGGAATCACGGCGAAGAAGACCCGCCCCTACCGGCCGCAGACGAATGGGAAGATCGAGCGGTTCCACCGCACCCTCGCCGATGGTTGGGCATATGCCCGGTTCTACGGATCAGAAGCCGAGCGCCGCGCGGCGCTTCCGGGTTGGTTGCACTTCTACAATCATCACAGGCACCACTCCGCGATCGGAGGCCCGCCTATCAGCAGGATCGAAAACAACCTACCTGGACATCACAGCTAG